A part of Crassostrea angulata isolate pt1a10 chromosome 5, ASM2561291v2, whole genome shotgun sequence genomic DNA contains:
- the LOC128183541 gene encoding cilia and flagella-associated protein 47-like isoform X1, translating into MEGDVSGVRISPPVVEFYDTEPNNVHQLNVTVSNISKTSKSIRFYGPKTKYFQLRVKNPNKPIAPGLCVPAVVEFETIEPKEIKDRLVVTIDGDVIEIPLIAYPCQPVLEIEEEIYFGNLVANSKTISKEISLFNHGSKSGEFKLKYSGDKPIAIMPSSGSVPPKSVQLIKVEYVTKEAGKIDEVIKVKLEGQDTKSLHVRGVLVDRAIEVLSLETEEQLGCVQFGEAYYGSDKTECAILFNNGPEPVNFVAVLDEDAIAQEMGVDLTRSTDVALADEMTGGERAQGSTNVITSLITAIPNQGVLKPFEKIPVFFRFSPRWNASKEGWKSQVAPPPRKDFALFMRIQIIGSSNLSDSKRSGSMNTKDGSMVEVAMTGTALPVLLSISPSYKFNFGECPVGEHADVLCTIKNESNVLPAIFQFRKIAHFLTHPPNGKIPPGQSQDVIFSFSPNQIGTFKPKQLLDVIGHVADNQNPTISHLQVIHTYPILFCGSSDPIPVDRKARFNPGLTPYISNEVGMFAETKMSKLNGSPRNAVAGGHKTQMHRVGYYEEDPEAKVAFPNDRAQSIRPEHDKYKTIFTKSDRHVYRDPDYMLTEEEGQIKHSHRDSYVMMLREMRQKRMNRIKSREFKVTNNSVDIGIKSAAGLRPKMLKQQEIQPDPETPRPPNADFRLLSSKELSEAEKETSAKPVCEGLNALPTTKVEKADCSKWLSPQQLHQVVIGPATLDFDKVCLRSVVTRNLSIINNLDQYIHIVAEIDCRELRQSSPLSQVVPPKSKANLPIVFESNVKGNFQRSVSYTVNGFYKHHVTVVAEVVAVSLELSTEELVLYPSYGMPAEAGLRGVITLKNTLNYPAEFTWAPNLGEKGTAFSIRPATGTVDAYKDLDCEVVWHPSYLAPEDGSFSLMIHGGPTLQLQCRAELGNTSVQFVERRVMFGQTPINITTTRTALLANTGQTHAYFQVLDPNPFPGLAVSPIHGVVPVGGHAELKVQLTPSAILKFDTKIQVAIKGGKTLELRMGGNVEPPTVDIDVATFDFNGVYCGSGSTITFKLRNQAVTKSKLEFDLTRFRDFTLNFPGYQTQDDYSYQLLNPGMFTVTMAPEETIEGELIFMPTEVAAYDFVMPVIINQIGAPSPAPTPFPPTPAPSNKNSLQHIINPRPQPPQVATPRKHVIATALRQPLQLSNNKIEFSLPSTFEDPTASTGMGVTKFKMIEGTILVNNSDKPLKWMFNLSEKCEALDEGIFKFTHPSGVPFVVMSGEESKGIEGTLEPGKTQQISVIFCPKKPGKHECVIPIYINDDTQKPYQYLQVVGEMKSPRIWFDPLAIVMTPVPLLTEVCTEFTVLASQYTKASNITVEVPEVESEDGSIITPLTVSWPEGSSVIKPCNGDDGQIEPCALSCRIVFSSPKPVSFCQPVNFIDDSGTIFKLMVTATADNCLLTCYPFLALHRTDYQIVCEQGASPKGRKVVMAKDNQNGGEAVFIPCASPQHTSRPSTSATSSNFQISSSSYESSASVTDSTDESTPLNREGAMNKPPSGSEHNVSRGQMDLASRSLGSAMFPDEDTEEGIFHMEVLLAVQRWFSSQGWPGGQFPIIIPHSLRCGISRKPINDDSPKAAKAGSWDTNNLKKEFKTIYDMISNLSGRPVPGIPINSPLPSDPIERVKQIYWQHATLLTFLRCQGACVASVKPEYLLEPRDYHLWKQMQKQLKLELAKQGEENQANKMEEEEELEEDVFEAVSKRSWTDVLLQLLKTLILAKVTPRSLKNTPSPDKNIDLPSINQDPLSSNIYSVGERIILSWLNHHYETYRERIWTGCSKGGVPPSRWIVNYDFDLLDGLVIGAVLGAHMPFLIKTHLQDMYTHPSTAEQCLHNALKIVNAMRYVGVDYDIQAIDITDPNPIALLMLCVHLYQKIPQFLPKATVEFSGRLHTTVCRQVKLSNPSGKPLQYQVLVAGHDARDFCVPKGDQVTIPPKSTLHLNVEFTSRFLRPAEAILVLVGRRHGSAVGSTLTFNLRTQIDNITPKHLHKSQHVIKTESPCYELERIPLKITNPFDEGGEFRVVLVEASADLLDPNKPANLMKPKEKRRRKIRARVDHGIKRPETPPTPPPPRQEDSFFKKDEPPLMSAFYSPVASLYLEAHDSANIEIHFLPFNIGERQCSIIFLNETIGEFLYSIEATATLPLPSEVPFVRTPHSVRITSAAAAGTGRGLFGGDDRVVYWKCESGQTLKESIHVPITNKAKERALLMAAQQRMSDKELHRRLVTGTINTCSVTAKTVTMLSTNAQKSITQAKTKSPQGYTYKVKWDSEFYKLPEKIVVPPPLQRSSSAPVSNNGKDSCVELPIQFTAKDPGHYPCQIELCAPDDVRVYKVECTVNPEGSTAELEFKAPVHQSVTQEIPIANMTNHDWPLRAAIQGPGFFGPPMVLAKAYNTTKYPLVFKPQNETIVQGKLVLSNTEDGTDHVFHLCGKPQKPLALDHVVIRCEAKKGVQHILSVPNVTKKKLCYKVESDFSFVSGNNSLTVLPGQTGTYGMDITPSRRGVYKGLIAFIASKNPVVEVDSDGDEIPDEEDEESRKYYGYRVWYSLEIHVKPSPPERIMAVECCCQKKAVLEVIVRNPTPEDITLEVTIEGRDLKGKDSITLKAGEKDVYTLTYAPAVVGKHRGSLIFYHKSVGEFWYDLRLKADPPPPTTLPHMECDLGRWTKQIIVLSNPTDELLELTPTISNSNNFSLERDNERPLVLRPHSEIEVPIHFMPSTLGQGDHLAKVIFHSEQLGEWVFVASGTGLLPQPQEPVSVYTEAGSNTTMIIPFRNPMDHAVLVDVSLKDTSIAMEQILNSYPTPDAAFCLLLKQNSTIRVGPKSTLDIPVCFAPTEMTKYEALCSVIVRKEDGSRWQYAPKDSEGYQLSVTGNEGIKEIRWLYPIQGIPESKPIKDSLGAVVECKARDRLEERLEVTLSGVAPSSSGPHKSVLTRSITPKGSSTNISDGIVVGETLATANEFEYELNFGDRDSQENLQNSVALTLVRARREEVSGLVVLVFNVVFAPFKAMSHNVELVVRAATGGLWRFPVKFVAAEPPVDDTITIEATGLNKESSVGFRLTSQSKHPVMYNAYFGAGSDPEFTVTPQTGELLPQGTNGTLLAIKFKPSLYGKIYMAKLVIQTPDMQWSYDVKGVLPHYSPPRGKSAQPIAGPHPDPRMRGDKMNYIRENLRLTTTAVSSPIKGAPLLTRSMKL; encoded by the exons ATGGAGGGTGATGTTTCAGGGGTTAGGATATCCCCACCTGTTGTCGAATTTTACGACACAGAACCAAATAATGTGCATCAATTAAATGTTACGGTGTCAAATATTAGCAAAACAAGCAAGAGCATTCGATTCTATGGACCCAAAACAAAG TATTTTCAACTACGAGTGAAAAATCCCAACAAGCCAATTGCACCAGGTTTATGTGTACCAGCTGTAGTTGAATTTGAAACAATTGAACCAAAAGAAATCAAAGACAGGCTTGTAGTCACCATTGATGGGGATGTCATCGAAATCCCTCTGATAGC TTATCCATGCCAGCCTGTGTTAGAGATAGAGGAGGAgatatattttggaaatttagtGGCCAACAGTAAGACCATATCAAAGGAAATATCCCTTTTCAACCATGGTTCCAAATCAGGAGAATTCAAACTGAAATATTCTGGTGATAAACCCATTGCCATTATGCCAAGCAGTGGATCTGTACCACCCAAAAGTGTACAGTTAATCAAG GTTGAGTATGTAACAAAGGAAGCGGGAAAAATTGATGAAGTAATCAa AGTAAAACTAGAAGGACAAGACACTAAATCATTACATGTCCGAGGAGTTCTGGTGGACAGGGCAATAGAGGTTCTCTCCCTTGAGACAGAGGAACAACTGGGCTGTGTTCAGTTTGGAGAGGCGTACTATGGCTCCGATAAGACAGAATGCGCGATTTTGTTTAACAACGGCCCAGAGCCTGTCAACTTTGTTGCAGTATTAGATGAGGACGCTATTGCACAAGAAATG GGTGTGGATTTGACTCGAAGCACTGATGTTGCCCTCGCTGACGAGATGACGGGGGGAGAGCGGGCCCAGGGCAGCACCAACGTCATCACCTCCCTTATCACTGCCATTCCAAACCAAGGGGTCCTCAAGCCTTTTGAGAAAATCCCCGTATTCTTCAGATTCAGTCCAAG GTGGAATGCTTCAAAGGAAGGATGGAAAAGCCAAGTGGCTCCTCCTCCAAGGAAGGACTTTGCCTTGTTCATGAGGATACAGATCATAGGATCAAGCAACTTGTCTGATAGCAAGAGATCGGGATCTATGAACACCAAAGATG GGTCAATGGTAGAAGTAGCCATGACAGGAACAGCCCTACCTGTCCTTTTGTCCATCTCTCCATCTTACAAGTTTAACTTTGGAGAGTGTCCCGTGGGGGAACATGCAGATGTGTTGTGTACAATCAAAAATGAGTCGAATGTTTTGCCAGCCATCTTTCAATTCCGAAAGATAGCCCATTTTCTTACTCATCCCCCCAATGGAAAAATTCCACCAGGGCAGAGCCAGGATGTTATTTTCTCGTTTTCACCAAATCAGATAG GCACATTTAAACCCAAGCAACTCTTGGATGTGATTGGTCATGTAGCGGACAATCAGAATCCAACCATTTCACACCTACAGGTCATCCACACTTATCCGATTCTGTTTTGTGGATCCAGCGACCCAATACCTGTGGATAGGAAGGCCAGGTTTAATCCAG GTCTCACTCCCTATATCTCCAATGAGGTTGGAATGTTTGCGGAAACCAAAATGTCTAAACTAAACGGCAGCCCGAGAAACGCAGTGGCCGGGGGTCACAAGACTCAGATGCATAGGGTGGGTTACTATGAGGAGGACCCTGAGGCCAAAGTGGCTTTTCCGAACGATCGGGCACAGAGCATCCGGCCAGAGCATGACAAATACAA GACGATTTTCACAAAGAGTGACAGACACGTGTACCGGGATCCCGACTACATGTTGACGGAGGAGGAGGGTCAGATCAAACACTCGCACCGTGACAGCTACGTCATGATGCTGAGGGAGATGAGGCAGAAACGGATGAACCGTATCAAGTCCAG GGAATTCAAAGTCACCAACAACAGTGTGGATATTGGGATCAAATCTGCTGCCGGTTTAAGACCCAAAATGCTTAAACAGCAGGAAATTCAACCTGATCCAGAGA ctCCCCGTCCTCCCAATGCTGATTTCAGACTGCTCAGTTCCAAAGAACTCAGTGAAGCTGAGAAGGAAACTAGTGCCAAACCG GTATGTGAGGGGCTGAATGCTCTTCCCACAACCAAGGTAGAGAAGGCAGACTGCTCAAAATGGCTGTCTCCACAGCAGCTCCACCAAGTGGTAATAGGGCCCGCAACTCTGGACTTTGATAAAGTGTGTCTCCGATCAGTGGTCACCAGAAACCTCAGCATTATCAATAACTTGGATCAGTACATCCACATTGTGGCAGAG ATTGATTGTCGTGAATTGCGTCAGAGCAGTCCCCTTTCACAAGTGGTACCTCCCAAGTCCAAGGCCAATCTACCCATTGTGTTTGAATCCAATGTCAAAGGCAATTTTCAAAG GTCTGTATCGTATACAGTAAATGGATTTTACAAACATCATGTTACCGTGGTAGCAGAGGTCGTTGCCGTGTCATTGGAACTTTCCACAGAAGAACTGGTTCTCTACCCCTCCTATGGCATGCCTGCGGAAGCTG GCCTGAGAGGAGTGATCACGTTGAAGAACACCCTGAACTACCCTGCAGAGTTCACCTGGGCTCCGAACCTGGGAGAAAAAGGGACAGCTTTCTCCATCAGACCTGCCACTG GGACAGTGGACGCCTACAAGGATTTGGACTGTGAGGTGGTGTGGCACCCCTCCTACCTGGCCCCCGAGGATGGGTCCTTCTCCCTGATGATCCACGGGGGACCCACCCTCCAGCTTCAATGCCGGGCAGAG CTGGGAAACACGAGTGTTCAGTTTGTGGAGAGGAGAGTGATGTTTGGTCAGACACCAATCAACATCACCACCACCAGGACAGCTCTACTGGCCAACACAGGACAGACACACGCCTACTTCCAG GTTCTGGACCCTAACCCCTTCCCTGGACTGGCAGTGAGCCCCATCCATGGGGTGGTGCCTGTGGGAGGACATGCAGAACTGAAGGTCCAGTTGACCCCCAGTGCTATTCTGAAGTTTGACACCAAGATACAGGTGGCCATTAAAGGAGGCAAAACTCTGGAGCTAAGAATGGGTGGCAATGTGGAACCACCTACTGTGGATATTGATGTG GCTACATTTGATTTCAATGGTGTGTACTGTGGATCTGGGTCCACCATCACCTTCAAACTGAGAAATCAG GCTGTGACAAAGAGTAAGCTTGAGTTTGATCTGACGAGATTCCGGGACTTCACTCTCAATTTTCCCGGCTACCAGACACAGGACGACTACAGCTACCAGCTGCTGAACCCTGGGATGTTTACCGTTACCATGGCACCAGAGGAAACTATTGAGGGCGAGCTGATCTTTATGCCTACAGAG GTGGCAGCCTATGACTTTGTGATGCCAGTCATCATCAATCAGATCGGTGCCCCCTCCCCGGCCCCCACCCCCTTCCCCCCGACTCCAGCCCCCTCCAATAAGAACAGTCTGCAACATATCATTAATCCCCGCCCACAACCCCCACAAGTTGCCACCCCACGCAAGCATGTGATCGCCACGGCACTGAGACAACCTCTCCAGCTGTCGAACAATAAAATTGAGTTTTCTCTTCCGTCGACATTTGAAGATCCTACTGCATCAACAGGCATGGGCGTTACTAAG TTTAAAATGATTGAG GGTACAATTTTGGTCAACAACAGTGACAAACCCTTAAAATGGATGTTTAATCTGTCAGAGAAATGTGAGGCCCTAGATGAGGGGATCTTTAAGTTTACACACCCCTCTGGGGTCCCCTTTGTAGTGATGAGTGGAGAGGAAAGCAAAGGAATTGAAGGAACCCTGGAACCTGGGAAAACCCAGCAGATCTCTGTAATCTTCTGTCCAA AAAAACCAGGAAAACACGAGTGTGTGATCCCGATCTACATCAATGATGACACTCAGAAGCCCTACCAGTACCTGCAGGTGGTCGGAGAAATGAAGTCGCCCCGGATCTGGTTTGACCCCCTCGCCATAGTGATGACCCCTGTTCCTCTTCTGACAGAAGTCTGCACAGAGTTTACTGTCCTGGCTTCTCAGTACACTAA GGCCTCCAACATCACGGTGGAAGTTCCTGAGGTGGAGAGTGAGGACGGGAGCATCATCACCCCCCTCACTGTCAGCTGGCCCGAGGGATCAA GTGTGATCAAGCCGTGTAATGGAGATGACGGACAGATTGAGCCATGCGCTTTGTCCTGTAGGATTGTCTTCTCCAGCCCCAAACCTGTCTCCTTCTGCCAGCCTGTCAATTTCATTGACGACAGTGGTACAAT CTTTAAGCTGATGGTGACAGCAACGGCTGACAATTGTCTGTTGACCTGTTACCCATTCCTAGCTCTCCATAGAACCGACTACCAAATTGTGTGTGAACAG GGTGCATCCCCAAAAGGCAGAAAAGTCGTAATGGCCAAAGACAACCAGAATGGTGGGGAGGCCGTTTTTATTCCCTGTGCCTCGCCCCAGCACACTAGCCGACCTTCAACCAGTGCAACAAGTTCAAACTTTCAGATATCGTCCTCTAGCTATGAGTCTTCTGCGAGTGTAACAG ATTCAACAGATGAGAGCACTCCACTGAACCGTGAAGGAGCCATGAATAAGCCTCCATCTGGATCAGAACACAATGTCAGTCGAGGTCAAATGGACCTAGCCTCAAGGTCACTGGGATCAGCCATGTTCCCTGATGAGGACACAGAGGAGGGGATATTTCACATGGAGGTTCTGTTGGCAGTCCAGCGGTGGTTCTCCTCTCAGGGATGGCCTGGGGGACAATTCCCCATCATCATACCCCACTCTCTGCGCTG tggtATAAGCAGGAAACCGATCAATGACGACTCCCCAAAGGCCGCCAAGGCCGGGAGCTGGGACACCAACAACCTGAAGAAGGAGTTCAAGACCATCTATGACATGATCAGTAACCTGAGTGGCCGCCCCGTCCCTGGGATCCCCATCAACTCGCCCCTCCCCTCGGACCCCATAGAGAGGGTCAAGCAGATCTACTGGCAACACGCTACACTTCTGACCTTTTTGAG ATGCCAGGGAGCTTGTGTAGCCTCCGTCAAGCCCGAGTACCTCCTGGAGCCACGGGATTACCACCTCTGGAAACAGATGCAGAAGCAACTGAAGCTAGAACTGGCAAAACAAGGGGAAGAAAATCAGGCCAACAAGATGGAGGAAGAAGAAGAGCTCGAGGAGGACGTGTTTGAGGCGGTGTCTAAACGCTCCTGGACCGACGTCCTATTACAGCTCCTCAAG ACCCTTATTTTAGCCAAGGTGACCCCCCGCTCCCTGAAGAACACCCCCTCACCGGACAAGAACATTGACCTGCCCAGCATTAACCAGGACCCCCTGAGCTCCAACATCTACAGTGTGGGAGAGAGGATCATCCTCTCCTGGCTCAACCATCACTACGAGACTTACAGGGAAAGAATCTGGACAGGATGTTCAAAAG GTGGTGTACCTCCCTCCAGGTGGATCGTCAACTACGACTTTGATCTGTTGGATGGCCTGGTCATTGGAGCTGTGTTAGGGGCACATATGCCATTCCTG atAAAGACCCACCTTCAGGATATGTACACTCACCCCTCTACTGCTGAACAATGTCTCCACAACGCCCTCAAAATCGTCAACGCCATGAGATACGTAGGCGTCGACTATGATATTCAG GCCATAGACATCACAGATCCGAACCCCATCGCTCTGCTGATGCTGTGTGTTCACCTCTATCAGAAGATCCCACAGTTCCTGCCAAAAGCAACAGTCGAGTTTTCTGGTCGCCTCCACACCACAGTCTGTAGACAG GTTAAACTTAGTAACCCAAGCGGCAAACCTTTACAATACCAAGTTCTGGTGGCGGGCCACGATGCCAGGGATTTCTGTGTCCCCAAGGGTGACCAGGTGACTATACCCCCCAAGTCTACCCTCCACCTGAACGTGGAGTTCACGAGCCGCTTCCTAAGGCCCGCTGAGGCCATTCTCGTGCTCGTCGGTAGAAGGCATGGATCTGCAGTTGGTTCAACTTTGACCTTTAACCTTCGAACTCAGATTGACAACATCACTCCAAAG CATTTACATAAGtctcag CATGTCATCAAAACAGAGTCTCCTTGCTATGAATTGGAGAGGATTCCCCTGAAGATCACGAACCCGTTTGATGAGGGTGGGGAGTTCCGTGTAGTGTTAGTAGAGGCCAGTGCAGACCTTCTGGATCCGAACAAGCCTGCCAACCTGATGAAACCGAAGGAGAAGAGGCGCAGAAAGATTAGGGCCAGGGTGGACCATGGAATCAAGCGGCCAGAAACACCGCCAACTCCCCCACCACCGAGACAAGAGGACTCCTTCTTTAAGAAAGATG AACCTCCATTAATGAGTGCGTTCTACAGCCCAGTAGCAAGTCTGTATTTGGAAGCGCATGACTCAGCTAACATAGAAATTCATTTTCTGCCCTTCAACATTGGAGAACGCCAGTGCTCCATCATCTTCCTAAATGAGACAATTGGAGAGTTTCTGTACTCCATTGAGGCCACCGCCACTCTACCACTACCGTCAGAAGTACCATTTGTCCGCACACCACATAGTGTCCGCATCACTAGTGCCGCTGCCGcag GTACTGGGCGTGGCCTGTTTGGAGGAGATGACAGGGTGGTTTACTGGAAGTGTGAGTCAGGGCAGACCCTGAAGGAGAGCATCCATGTACCAATCACAAACAAGGCCAAAGAGCGAGCCCTGCTCATGGCTGCTCAGCAG CGCATGTCAGATAAAGAGCTACACCGTCGACTGGTTACCGGAACCATCAACACTTGTAGCGTGACGGCCAAAACTGTCACCATGCTCTCCACCAACGCTCAGAAGAGTATCACTCAGGCCAAG ACCAAATCCCCTCAAGGTTATACCTACAAGGTGAAATGGGACTCTGAGTTTTACAAGCTTCCCGAAAAGATTGTTGTTCCTCCCCCTCTACAGAGGTCTAGCAGTGCCCCAGTCTCCAACAACG GTAAAGATTCCTGTGTTGAGTTGCCTATACAATTCACAGCCAAGGATCCAGGGCACTACCCCTGTCAGATAGAGTTATGTGCCCCTGATGACGTGCGTGTTTACAAGGTGGAGTGCACGGTTAATCCAGAGGGCAGCACTGCAGAGCTGGAATTTAAGGCTCCTGTCCATCAGTCGGTCACACAGGAAATTCCCATT GCCAACATGACCAACCATGACTGGCCACTAAGAGCTGCCATTCAGGGCCCTGGCTTCTTTGGACCTCCTATGGTTCTGGCCAAGGCATACAACACCACTAAGTATCCGCTGGTGTTCAAGCCCCAGAATGAGACCATTGTCCAG GGAAAACTGGTTCTCTCCAACACAGAGGATGGGACGGACCATGTATTCCACCTGTGTGGTAAACCCCAGAAACCTTTAGCTCTGGACCATGTGGTCATTAGGTGTGAGGCCAAAAAGGG AGTCCAACACATTCTGTCTGTTCCTAATGTGACAAAGAAGAAGCTATGTTACAAG GTGGAATCTGACTTCTCCTTTGTGAGTGGTAACAATTCCCTGACCGTTTTACCAGGACAGACCGGGACCTATGGCATGGACATCACCCCCAGCAGGAGGGGTGTGTACAAAGGACTCATTGCATTCATCGCCAGCAAGAACCCTGTCGT TGAGGTTGACAGTGATGGTGATGAAATCCCCGATGAGGAGGATGAGGAGAGCAGAAAGTACTATGGTTACAGGGTGTGGTACTCCCTGGAGATCCACGTCAAGCCCAGTCCACCTGAGAGGATCATGGCTGTCGAGTGCTGTTGCCAG AAGAAGGCAGTGCTGGAAGTCATTGTGAGAAACCCGACCCCTGAGGATATCACGCTGGAGGTCACCATTGAGGGGCGTGACCTTAAGGGCAAGGATTCCATTACACTGAAGGCTGGGGAGAAAGATGTGTACACTCTGACATATGCCCCTGCAGTTGTAGGAAAACACAGAGGAAG TTTGATATTTTACCATAAGAGTGTTGGAGAGTTTTGGTATGATCTCCGACTGAAGGCAGACCCTCCACCCCCCACCACTCTGCCTCACATGGAGTGTGACCTCGGaag ATGGACAAAGCAGATAATAGTACTTAGCAACCCTACTGATGAATTACTCGAACTGACACCAACTATTTCCAACTCCAATAACTTCTCCCTGGAGCGAGATAATGAGCGGCCCCTTGTGCTTAGGCCTCATTCTGAGATTGAGGTTCCCATACATTTTATGCCCTCTACATTAGGTCAAGGTGACCATTTGGCCAAGGTCATCTTCCACAGTGAACAG CTTGGGGAGTGGGTGTTTGTGGCCTCAGGGACAGGTTTGTTACCCCAGCCCCAGGAACCAGTCAGTGTGTACACAGAGGCGGGCTCCAACACCACCATGATCATCCCCTTCCGAAACCCCATGGACCATGCCGTCTTAGTGGACGTCTCCTTGAAAG ACACTAGTATCGCCATGGAGCAGATACTAAACAGTTACCCAACTCCTGATGCAGCCTTCTGCCTCCTACTGAAACAGAACAGCACTATCAGGGTGGGTCCCAAGTCCACCCTGGATATCCCTGTCTGCTTCGCTCCCACAGAGATGACAAAGTATGAGGCTCTGTGCTCAGTCATTGTGAGAAAGGAAGATGGCAGCAGATGGCAGTATGCTCCAAAAGACAGCGAGGG atACCAGTTGTCAGTCACAGGAAATGAAGGAATAAAGGAAATAAGATGGCTGTATCCAATCCAGGGAATTCCAGAGTCCAAGCCCATCAAGGATTCGCTGGGGGCTGTGGTGGAATGTAAAGCCCGTGACAGACTGGAAGAGAGGCTAGAGGTCACCTTGTCTGGAGTGGCCCCCTCATCCTCTGGACCCCACAAGTCTGTCCTGACCCGCTCCATTACCCCCAAAGGAAGCAGTACCAACATCTCCGACGGAATCGTTGTGGGAGAAA CACTAGCTACAGCCAATGAGTTTGAGTATGAGTTGAACTTCGGTGATCGGGATTCCCAGGAAAACCTCCAGAACTCGGTGGCCCTGACGCTTGTACGAGCGCGCAGAGAAGAGGTGTCTGGACTAGTAGTGCTGGTCTTTAATGTGGTGTTTGCTCCTTTCAAAGCAATGAG TCATAATGTGGAATTGGTGGTAAGAGCTGCCACAGGTGGTTTGTGGCGTTTCCCTGTGAAGTTTGTGGCAGCAGAACCGCCTGTAGATGACACCATCACAATTGAAGCCACCGGACTTAACAAAGAATCCAGTGTTGGTTTCCGACTTACAAGTCAATCTAA GCACCCTGTGATGTACAATGCATACTTTGGTGCCGGGAGTGACCCTGAGTTCACTGTCACCCCCCAGACAGGGGAACTCCTGCCCCAGGGAACCAATGGAACCCTACTGGCCATCAAATTCAAACCATCATTGTATGGCAAGATCTATATGGCTAAACTTGTCATTCAG acTCCAGATATGCAGTGGAGCTATGATGTCAAAGGAGTTTTGCCTCATTACTCCCCACCCCGGGGCAAATCTGCTCAACCCATCGCTGGCCCTCATCCTGACCCTCGAATGAGGGGcgataaaatgaattatatccGAGAGAACCTGAGACTAACCACTACAGCCGTATCCTCCCCGATCAAGGGGGCTCCCTTACTGACTAGATCCATGAAACTCTGA